The DNA window TGGCCTACGCCCGGGCCCACGGCACGCGCGACACCGTCCACGCCTTCCCCGGCACGGACCACGCGGCCTCCAACGCGGTCTGCCGCCGCGCCGGCTTCGCATGCCTCGGCGAGGTCCCCTTCGAGTACCCGCCCGGAGTCCCCCCCCCCGGCTTCGACTGGTGCTACCGGCTCAGGGACCTCCCGCCCGTCCCACCCACCCCATCAGACCCCTCCCTCCCGTAAACGAAACGTGGAACTCCCACCCGAGAACCGGCTCCCCCGGGCCGGCGCCACCGCGCGAGCGACGACGAGACCGCCGCGACCTCGTAATTCAGCCGCGCCCACCACCCGTGCAGTGGCATGCTGACAGGGTGAACGGACCCGGCATTCAGCTCACCCTCGCCCCCGAACTGCGCCTCTTCGCCCCGCCCAGCCGGCGCGCCGAACGCGTACCGACCGCGACCGACGGCGCCTCCAGCCTCGGCCACGTCGTCGAGTCGGCCGGCGTCCCGCTCACCGAAGTCGGCCGGCTCCTCGTCGACGGCCGCGAGGTGCCCGTCTCCTACGTGCCCCAAGACGGCCAGTCCGTGGAGGTGTTCGGCGTCGACCGCCCCCAGCGGGTCCCCGGCGCGCCGCTCCGCTTCCTCCTCGACGTCCACCTCGGCACCCTCGCCCGCCGCCTGCGCCTGCTCGGCGTCGACGCCGCCTATGAGAACGAGGACATCGGCGACCCGGCCCTCGCCACCCGCTCCGCCGCCGAGCGGCGCGTACTGCTCTCCCGCGACCGCGGATTGCTGCGCCGCCGCGAGATCTTCGCCGGCGCATACGTCTACAGCGACAACCCCGACGACCAACTGCGCGACATCCTCGGCCGGTTCGCGCCCGCGCTGGCGCCGTGGACCCGCTGCACCGCCTGCAACGGCCCGCTCCGCGAAGCCGACAAGGAGAGCGTCGGCGACCGCCTGGAACACGGCACGCACCGCTCCTACGACGTCTTCGCCCAGTGCACCGAATGCGAGCGCGTCTACTGGCGCGGCGCCCACCACGCCCGCCTGGAGCGGATCGTCGACGAGGCGCTCCTCGAATTCGGCACCGCCGAATCAGGGACCGTCTGACGCCGAGCGGCGCGATGCCGTGCCGCGGCGGCCCGCGGCTGGCAGACTGCCGAGGCATGACCGCCGCACCGGGCACAGAGGACGCGCAGCACGCAGAGGACACCATCGACGTCGTCGTGGTCGGCGCCGGGCCCACCGGACTGCTCCTCGCCGGTGACCTGGCCGCCGCCGGGCTCTCCGTCACCCTCGTCGAACGCCGCCCCCGCACCGCCGCCAACCTGACCCGCGCCTTCGCCGTGCACGCCCGCACGCTCGAACTGCTCGACGCCCGCGGCCTCGCCGACGCGCTCGTCTCCACCGGCAGGCGGATCGACCGCCTGCGTCCCTTCGGAGGCATGGCTCTCTCCCTTCAACGGCTGCGCACCCGCTACCCGTTCGTGCTCATCACCCCTCAATATGAGACAGAGAAACTCCTCGAGCGCCGCGCGTTGTCCACAGGCGCGGACATCCGATATGACAGTGAGCTCATCGGACTGACCCAGGACCGGGACACCGTCACCCTCGACCTGCGGCGCACCACCGACGGCGCCCGCACCACGCTCCACGCCCGCCACGCCGTCGGCGCCGACGGCGTCCGCTCCACCGTCCGCACCGCCCTCGGCCTGCCCTTCCCCGGCCAGGCCGTCGTCCGCTCCATGATCCTCGCCGACGTCCGGCTGACCGACCCGCCCGAGGACCTCCTCGCCGTCGACGGCAACGCCGGCGCCTTCGGCTTCCTCGTCCCCTTCGGCGACGGCTGGTACCGCGCCATCGGCTGGCACCGCGACGGCCGCGCGCGGGACGGCGACCCCGTCGGCCTCGACGAACTGCGCAGCATCCTGCGCACCGCCCTCGGCACCGACCACGGCATGCACGACCCCCGCTGGATGTCCCGCTTCCACAGCGACGAGCGCCAGGTCCCCCACTACCGCTCCGGCCGCGTCTTCCTCGCCGGCGACGCCGCGCACGTCCACTCCCCCGCCGGCGGCCTCGGCATGAACACCGGCCTCCAGGACGCCGCCAACCTCTCCTGGAAGCTCGCCGCCGTCCTCCACGGCCACGCCCCCGACCCCGAGGCCCTCCTCGACAGCTACCACCGCGAACGCCACCCCGTCGGCCGCCTCGTCCTGCGCGTCAGCGGCGCCCTGGTCCGTTCCGTCATGGCCACCGGCCCCGTCCGCCGCACCGCCCGCGGCCTCGGCGCCGCCCTCCTGCCCCGCATCGGCCCCGCGCAGGACCGCGCCCTCGGCCTGGTCTCCGGCATCGGGATCGCCTACCCGCCCCCGCCCGGCGCCCGCCGCCCCGCCGGCCGCCGCGCCCCCGACCTCGCCCTCGAAGACGGCCCGCACGGCCGGCGGCTCTACGAGGCCCTGCGCACCGGCGGCTTCGTCCTCGTCACCCCGCCCGGCCGGCCCACCCCGCCCGGGGCCTGCCTCACCCACGTCCACTGGCGCACGGAGCGGCGTACCGCCGCCCGCACCGCCTGCGTCCTCGTACGCCCCGACGGGTACGTCGCCTGGAGCGCGCCCCGGGCCACCGACGCCGAGGTCGCGGCGGCCGTGGCGGCCCGGCTCCTGCCCGCCGCCACCGCCGCCCGTACGGCCGGCCCCGCTCAGAAGGCGTAGGCGTCCCCGGTGTCCAGCGCCAGCACCACGTGCTCGTCGTTCGCGTGGTTCCGGTCGGTCGCCCCGCCGTTCCACCACGTGTCGACCCGCACCACCACCTCCGGCGTCCGCTCCCGCAGCTCCAGCACCAGCCCCACGTGCCGCCCGTGCCCGCGCAGCGGCAGCGGCCCGGTCTCGCACACCACCTCGCGCGGCCCGACCCGCGCGCAGCCCTCGGACAGCTCCTGCCGGTCCGCGAGGTCCGCCGAGAGCCGCACCCGCAGCGTCGCGTTGGGCACCGCCGAAGGCCCCTCGTTGTGCGGGACCAGCCAGATCCGCAAGTGGCCGCGGGCCAGGGACACCCGCCCGTGGTACGCCACGTCGGCCTCCGGCCCGGCCCCGACCGGCCGCGCCCCGACCGGCCCCGCCCCCACCGGGGCCGCCCCCCCCGGCCCCGCCCCCACCGGGGCCGCGCCCGCGGGTACCACCCCACCGAACGCCAGCAGCCCAGCCAGCACCACACTCCGTACGGCAACACGGCGCATCGCCACCACCTCCACGCGCGGACGCTAGCCACCACCCGGGCCACCCGGTCGGACCATCACACGAAGGAGGGCAGGCCGTCCCGCCATTCGCCCACGTCCGCCTCGTCGGCACGGCCGTGATCATGTGCGTCCCGCGGCGCCGCTGAGCCCGACCTATGCTGGCGGATAATCGCCCGTACGAACGAACGAGGAGCCCCGCACATGAGCACGGCCGCCACCAAGACCGCCGTCGTCACCGGAGCGAGCAGCGGCATCGGCGCCGCCACCGCCCGGCAGCTCGCCGCGGCCGGCTACCACGTCGTCCTCACCGCGCGCCGCAAGGACCGCATCGAGGCGCTCGCCGCCGAGCTCACCGCCGCCGGCCACGAGGCCACCGCGCACGCCCTCGACGTCACCGACCGGCCCGCCGTCGACGCCTTCGCCGCCTCCCTCGAACGCTGCGACGTACTCGTCAACAACGCGGGCGGCGCCCTCGGCGCCGAGCCCGTCGCCACCGGCGACCCCGCCGATTGGCGCACCATGTACGAGGTCAACGTCATCGGCACCCTCCACGTCACCCAGGCCCTGCTCCCCGCCCTCACCGCCTCCGGCGACGGCACGGTGGTCGTCCTGTCCTCCACCGCCGGCCACGCCACGTACGAGGGCGGCGCCGGCTATGTCGCCGCCAAGAACGGCGCCCGCGTCCTCGCCGAGACCCTCCGCCTGGAGATCGTCGGCCGGCCCGTGCGCGTCATCGAGATCGCCCCCGGCATGGTCAAGACCGAGGAGTTCGCGACCACCCGCTTCCGCGGCGACACCGAGAAGGCGGCCAAGGTGTACGCGGGCGTCGCCGAGCCCCTGTCCGCCGACGACGTGGCCGACACCATCACCTGGGCCGTCACCCGCCCCAGCCACGTCAACATCGACCTCCTGGTGGTCCGCCCCCGCGCCCAGGCCTCGAACACGAAGGTCCACCGCGAGCTGTAGCCCGCAGGCCCACGACCTGGCAGTTCGACCGGTACCGGCGACATCAGGCCGCCGGCACCGCCCGCTGACCCGTCCACGGGACCGGCCCGGCCGTCGGCGGCCCTTGGCCAACTCCCGTCATCGACAACCTGGTTGGGGCCGCCGGAGCGCTCGCACCACCCGCATGGCCCACCCCATGGCCCCTGCCGGCACGGGCGAGGCGCTCACCCTGTGCATCCGATCAGCCCCATATGTGCCTCTATGTGATGATCGCACCTCGCGCCTCCCGCCCTTCGACAAGAGCCGACCCCAGGATGCGTCTCGAGGCCCTTCGCGCCTCACCGTCCAACCAACCGGTTCCACGAGGAGCAACACACATGAGTCCTGAGCAAAGGACGCCGTTCCGTATGGGTCCGCTTCCCCGGCAGAGCAAGGCGCTCGCCG is part of the Streptomyces subrutilus genome and encodes:
- a CDS encoding Mut7-C RNAse domain-containing protein, coding for MNGPGIQLTLAPELRLFAPPSRRAERVPTATDGASSLGHVVESAGVPLTEVGRLLVDGREVPVSYVPQDGQSVEVFGVDRPQRVPGAPLRFLLDVHLGTLARRLRLLGVDAAYENEDIGDPALATRSAAERRVLLSRDRGLLRRREIFAGAYVYSDNPDDQLRDILGRFAPALAPWTRCTACNGPLREADKESVGDRLEHGTHRSYDVFAQCTECERVYWRGAHHARLERIVDEALLEFGTAESGTV
- a CDS encoding SDR family NAD(P)-dependent oxidoreductase; translation: MSTAATKTAVVTGASSGIGAATARQLAAAGYHVVLTARRKDRIEALAAELTAAGHEATAHALDVTDRPAVDAFAASLERCDVLVNNAGGALGAEPVATGDPADWRTMYEVNVIGTLHVTQALLPALTASGDGTVVVLSSTAGHATYEGGAGYVAAKNGARVLAETLRLEIVGRPVRVIEIAPGMVKTEEFATTRFRGDTEKAAKVYAGVAEPLSADDVADTITWAVTRPSHVNIDLLVVRPRAQASNTKVHREL
- a CDS encoding FAD-dependent oxidoreductase, encoding MTAAPGTEDAQHAEDTIDVVVVGAGPTGLLLAGDLAAAGLSVTLVERRPRTAANLTRAFAVHARTLELLDARGLADALVSTGRRIDRLRPFGGMALSLQRLRTRYPFVLITPQYETEKLLERRALSTGADIRYDSELIGLTQDRDTVTLDLRRTTDGARTTLHARHAVGADGVRSTVRTALGLPFPGQAVVRSMILADVRLTDPPEDLLAVDGNAGAFGFLVPFGDGWYRAIGWHRDGRARDGDPVGLDELRSILRTALGTDHGMHDPRWMSRFHSDERQVPHYRSGRVFLAGDAAHVHSPAGGLGMNTGLQDAANLSWKLAAVLHGHAPDPEALLDSYHRERHPVGRLVLRVSGALVRSVMATGPVRRTARGLGAALLPRIGPAQDRALGLVSGIGIAYPPPPGARRPAGRRAPDLALEDGPHGRRLYEALRTGGFVLVTPPGRPTPPGACLTHVHWRTERRTAARTACVLVRPDGYVAWSAPRATDAEVAAAVAARLLPAATAARTAGPAQKA